In a genomic window of Streptomyces sp. SJL17-4:
- a CDS encoding Crp/Fnr family transcriptional regulator, protein MSLFGQDRSFLHALPAADRRSLLAEGARRVYEPGEVMIRERDTSAFVLALLSGWSVVSVGTERGSRLILALRGAGEVVGDLAAVDRRPRSASVTALGTVEAVAISGDRFRRFLAARPHATSLVMRQLATRLRSADVERRALASETVLQRLAARLVELAQRAGRQAEAGTVLELPLPQHDLAAAIGATREAVAKALRLLREQDVVRTANRTVIVIDMRVLVLLAEGRARPGGNPADESPPDV, encoded by the coding sequence GTGAGTCTCTTCGGCCAGGACCGCTCCTTCCTCCACGCCCTCCCGGCGGCCGACCGGCGGTCCCTGCTCGCCGAGGGCGCCCGGCGCGTCTACGAACCCGGGGAGGTGATGATCCGCGAACGCGACACCAGCGCCTTCGTCCTCGCGCTCCTCTCCGGCTGGTCCGTCGTCTCCGTGGGCACCGAGCGCGGCTCGCGGCTCATCCTCGCCCTCCGGGGCGCCGGCGAGGTCGTGGGAGACCTCGCCGCCGTCGACCGGCGCCCGCGCAGCGCCAGCGTCACCGCGCTGGGCACGGTCGAGGCGGTGGCGATCTCCGGAGACCGGTTCCGGCGGTTCCTCGCCGCCCGGCCGCACGCCACCTCGCTGGTCATGCGCCAGCTCGCCACCCGGCTGAGGAGCGCCGACGTCGAGCGCCGCGCGCTCGCCTCGGAGACCGTCCTCCAGCGCCTCGCGGCCCGCCTCGTCGAGCTGGCCCAGCGCGCCGGGCGGCAGGCCGAGGCCGGGACCGTACTCGAACTTCCGCTGCCGCAGCACGACCTGGCGGCGGCCATCGGAGCGACCCGGGAGGCGGTGGCCAAGGCGCTGCGCCTGCTGCGGGAGCAGGACGTGGTCCGCACCGCGAACCGCACCGTCATCGTGATCGACATGCGGGTCCTGGTGCTGCTCGCGGAGGGGCGCGCGCGCCCCGGCGGGAATCCGGCGGACGAATCTCCGCCGGATGTGTAA
- a CDS encoding tubulin-like doman-containing protein, which translates to MKIYQPMLFVGLGGTGGRIGSELERSLRRELCGPDGTDLVDGGRRLPFQLPDCLQFVYADFSEAELLNYPQFKAKGAEGAAFARTSRIVRDLLPTDYDSSPAVTRMLRVSVPEETRIWLPPKAREPRVAPLNNGAGQLPTVGRSALFATLRSGLEPVLRQLREAIGSIGQAAGDLRRVGGGPIRGCDVFVAFSVAGGTGAGIFYDFIHLIGHEFSNARVPGVKIYPLVVMPSAFPLEAGGGREAELNSARALVDLSRLVDDQNVPDATDQVGDVEDRGRLSVTYPGDGVVALRPATMQTAFLFSKPSVINSEDLRRSIAAMVMSLIGTDLGQDSGSATRAEEDYQSFAASFINKSVERSTPARTGIGYRGMSTSLAASLTVPVDDLAEIVAARLLAQAVRGMSERARRPDREGQNHVRELFNRSGIGRLWTRDAPDVPLPEQLPRGKTRIIQELRNRLGDMEEALRRLDAGLARDIPRLTEDFRPSAGVRELLGSMDPFQVGVVLKGLPGHPDRVAREGFTGMIDNRRNEPERPPNVQTAAPSIPPIKGPVGGVVPARWNDPDVQDALAAQQAWYQWRARTLWHHGWQTGEAQWRPSLNKAGSEIAELVKALRAHEQDEAKAFADSRRDLYRDDRAGIAYLLPPQNTLRAFYDDVVDRLAQSEGLHESPDAATLLGRIVGPDDWRRALDAVRRSSGAAVKEIKQVVERRVKRLFGEANEDAFARPLLPSMELLLRAAAGDETAEAKIDPRWLDQFRSRLAGLIPVGFVPDGSGPLKILIVHPASESDGRARDYLEQALNLPSRVTPESRAGDTDSITVVFFRSGMNLTDISEVRNVLSLWSEARDSAGEDDFLHWRQRLGYEDDWLVSTEHDRQRILHRLLCAMWNGHIDTEGPAGSPHRVRIRLQDGESATMALRLEDFDGSLTSWAGLLRAYERWALLDEGQIIEQFCERLMQALPKGLAQVPVPPSPLFTHFVEQVAPRQLTLIDELVAEYGEYGDSDTEWLTPLRHFWEVTFPGALDMRFPRAARATRSSLRALYERHAPRAGATHGQGQGQGQGQGQGQGRTVGPQGVQRPRSYENGARPGYANGAVPDPRTAYGNGDAPGPGSAAPPPPRPSVFEGDWEMEPEPDFGPDFDDEPYHRDRAGEAE; encoded by the coding sequence ATGAAGATCTACCAGCCCATGCTCTTCGTCGGACTCGGCGGCACCGGCGGACGTATCGGCAGCGAACTCGAACGCAGCCTCCGCCGGGAGCTGTGCGGACCCGACGGCACCGACCTGGTCGACGGCGGCCGCCGCCTGCCCTTCCAGCTGCCCGACTGTCTCCAGTTCGTCTACGCCGACTTCAGCGAGGCCGAGCTGCTCAACTACCCGCAGTTCAAGGCGAAGGGCGCCGAGGGCGCCGCCTTCGCCCGTACCTCCCGGATCGTCCGCGACCTGCTGCCCACCGACTACGACTCCTCGCCCGCGGTGACGCGCATGCTGCGCGTCTCCGTCCCCGAGGAGACCCGGATCTGGCTGCCGCCGAAGGCCCGCGAACCGCGCGTCGCCCCGCTCAACAACGGGGCCGGACAGCTGCCGACCGTCGGACGCTCCGCGCTCTTCGCGACCCTCCGCTCCGGGCTCGAACCCGTCCTGCGGCAGCTCCGCGAGGCCATCGGGTCCATCGGACAGGCGGCGGGCGACCTGCGGCGGGTCGGTGGCGGCCCGATCCGGGGCTGCGACGTGTTCGTCGCCTTCTCCGTCGCAGGCGGCACCGGGGCCGGCATCTTCTACGACTTCATCCACCTCATCGGGCACGAGTTCAGCAACGCCCGGGTGCCCGGCGTGAAGATCTACCCGCTCGTCGTCATGCCCTCCGCCTTCCCGCTGGAGGCCGGCGGCGGACGCGAGGCCGAACTCAACTCCGCCCGCGCCCTCGTGGACCTCTCGCGGCTCGTCGACGACCAGAACGTGCCCGACGCCACCGACCAGGTCGGCGACGTCGAGGACCGCGGGCGGCTCAGCGTCACGTACCCCGGCGACGGGGTCGTCGCGCTGCGCCCCGCCACCATGCAGACCGCGTTCCTCTTCTCCAAGCCCTCCGTCATCAACAGCGAGGACCTGCGGCGCTCCATCGCCGCCATGGTGATGTCGCTGATCGGCACGGACCTCGGCCAGGACAGCGGCTCGGCGACCCGCGCCGAGGAGGACTACCAGTCCTTCGCCGCCAGCTTCATCAACAAGAGCGTGGAACGGTCCACGCCGGCCCGGACCGGAATCGGCTACCGCGGCATGTCCACCAGCCTCGCCGCCTCCCTCACCGTGCCCGTCGACGACCTCGCCGAGATCGTCGCCGCCCGGCTCCTCGCCCAGGCCGTACGCGGCATGAGCGAGCGGGCCCGGCGCCCCGACCGGGAGGGACAGAACCACGTCAGGGAGCTGTTCAACCGCTCCGGCATCGGCCGCCTCTGGACCCGGGACGCCCCGGACGTCCCGCTGCCGGAGCAGCTCCCCCGGGGGAAGACGAGGATCATCCAGGAACTGCGGAACCGGCTCGGGGACATGGAGGAGGCCCTGCGCCGCCTCGACGCCGGCCTCGCCCGCGACATCCCGCGCCTCACCGAGGACTTCAGGCCGAGTGCGGGGGTCCGTGAACTCCTCGGCTCCATGGACCCCTTCCAGGTCGGAGTCGTCCTGAAGGGCCTGCCCGGCCACCCCGACCGGGTGGCGAGGGAAGGCTTCACCGGCATGATCGACAACCGGCGGAACGAACCCGAACGGCCCCCGAACGTCCAGACCGCCGCCCCCAGCATCCCCCCGATCAAGGGTCCCGTCGGCGGGGTCGTACCGGCCCGCTGGAACGACCCCGACGTCCAGGACGCGCTCGCCGCCCAGCAGGCCTGGTACCAGTGGCGGGCCCGGACCCTCTGGCACCACGGCTGGCAGACCGGCGAAGCCCAGTGGCGGCCCTCCCTGAACAAGGCCGGCTCCGAGATCGCCGAACTCGTCAAGGCACTCCGCGCCCACGAGCAGGACGAGGCCAAGGCCTTCGCCGACAGCCGTCGCGACCTCTACCGGGACGACCGCGCCGGCATCGCCTATCTGCTGCCCCCGCAGAACACCCTGCGCGCCTTCTACGACGACGTCGTCGACCGGCTCGCCCAGAGCGAGGGCCTGCACGAGTCCCCCGACGCCGCGACCCTGCTCGGCCGGATCGTCGGCCCCGACGACTGGCGGCGGGCCCTCGACGCGGTCCGCCGGTCGTCCGGCGCGGCGGTGAAGGAGATCAAGCAGGTCGTCGAACGGCGGGTCAAGCGGCTCTTCGGCGAGGCCAACGAGGACGCCTTCGCCCGCCCCCTGCTGCCCTCCATGGAACTGCTGCTCCGGGCCGCCGCGGGCGACGAGACCGCCGAGGCGAAGATCGACCCGCGCTGGCTCGACCAGTTCCGCTCCCGGCTCGCCGGACTCATCCCGGTGGGCTTCGTCCCGGACGGCAGCGGACCGCTCAAGATCCTCATCGTGCATCCGGCGAGCGAATCCGACGGCCGGGCCCGCGACTACCTGGAGCAGGCACTCAACCTGCCCTCCCGGGTGACCCCGGAGAGCCGGGCCGGCGACACCGACTCCATCACCGTCGTCTTCTTCCGCAGCGGCATGAACCTCACCGACATCTCCGAGGTCCGCAACGTCCTCAGCCTCTGGTCCGAGGCCCGCGACTCGGCCGGCGAGGACGACTTCCTGCACTGGCGCCAGCGGCTCGGCTACGAGGACGACTGGCTGGTCTCCACCGAACACGACCGGCAGCGCATCCTGCACCGGCTGCTCTGCGCCATGTGGAACGGACACATCGACACCGAGGGCCCGGCCGGCTCGCCCCACCGCGTCCGCATCCGGCTCCAGGACGGCGAGTCCGCGACCATGGCCCTGCGCCTGGAGGACTTCGACGGCTCGCTCACCAGCTGGGCGGGGCTGCTGCGGGCGTACGAGCGCTGGGCGCTGCTCGACGAGGGGCAGATCATCGAGCAGTTCTGCGAACGCCTCATGCAGGCCCTGCCCAAGGGCCTCGCGCAGGTCCCGGTGCCGCCGTCACCGCTCTTCACCCACTTCGTGGAGCAGGTCGCGCCGCGCCAGCTCACCCTGATCGACGAACTCGTCGCCGAGTACGGGGAGTACGGCGATTCGGACACCGAATGGCTCACCCCGCTGCGCCACTTCTGGGAGGTCACCTTCCCCGGCGCCCTCGACATGCGCTTCCCGAGAGCGGCCCGCGCGACCCGGTCGAGCCTCCGGGCCCTGTACGAACGGCACGCGCCACGGGCCGGAGCGACGCACGGGCAGGGCCAGGGCCAGGGCCAGGGCCAGGGCCAGGGGCAGGGGCGGACTGTCGGCCCGCAGGGGGTGCAGCGGCCTCGGTCGTACGAGAACGGCGCACGTCCCGGGTACGCGAACGGCGCCGTGCCCGACCCCCGTACCGCCTACGGGAACGGAGACGCCCCCGGCCCGGGTTCCGCGGCGCCGCCGCCCCCGCGGCCCTCCGTCTTCGAGGGCGATTGGGAGATGGAGCCCGAGCCCGACTTCGGGCCCGACTTCGACGACGAGCCCTACCACCGCGACCGGGCCGGGGAGGCGGAGTGA
- a CDS encoding vWA domain-containing protein: MQWTNKGGALLLAGALLALAGPLAATTASGTPGVSGTRAVPRTAPAAPEAPAAPADGPDPIDFAVVVDQSASLADKDLALETEAAALLVQGEISERSRAAVIGFGSSEKRGQSPVREVCPLTVADAAGRERLSDCVQELGRRDTARMGPGTDFPAAVRQAVTRLAGAGAGAAAGPGTGAGTGGSKKPGTPKVVFLLTDGKLDVADSPEYGTDRESRQANGAKRLAEELARARAAGVQIWPLGFGGELDRDSLTAMAEGGYRGACSEIPGSTPRMRVVGTSAEIDKALQETFAAARCARIEHGTVGKPPADLTVTIPPIATDGSLTVAKHDPKVQVTYYDPAGRKVPVRGEFDGSSFEVSGENGPVEALRVKNPLPGPWRVHIEAPPGHRDREVAVRALWQGRLRSAVVLDPASPRAGERVKVEVQMQTRRGVVITDPNQLAGLSVAADLSGEGFEPVTLRLADDGKAPDAKAGDVRFTGTLTVPASATGALELATRMEAPGITSDRRPLHAVVAKGAPPVTAALTVDGATVHPGATVRGTLDVTNNDSAPHTLRLALADRTPGAELTIAPATVTAPPNGSTQIPFTVTIGKGTPYGPLGGQVTVVDTADGDRTLRGAFLDVQVVAPPTWWERWWKAVVGGAVVVLLVGAFVGIRLVFRRRRRDLTGVTLELCQEGRPLDSLTIRRGQSPGGIFAFAVDEPYGVPATLRRVPGGGGSSAHVLRRTGTGELLLRPRGGAQVPVRTGEPAGLGDHELVVRGGRPAPTGGRGTPWSRRPRRTGSGSGGGGAGTGDTGTGSGPLTGSGAAGSPDASAYDGNF; encoded by the coding sequence ATGCAGTGGACCAACAAGGGGGGCGCCCTGCTCCTCGCCGGGGCGCTCCTCGCCCTCGCCGGCCCGCTCGCGGCGACCACCGCCTCGGGCACGCCCGGCGTCTCCGGGACGCGGGCGGTCCCCCGTACCGCTCCCGCCGCACCCGAAGCCCCCGCCGCTCCCGCCGACGGGCCCGACCCCATCGACTTCGCCGTCGTGGTCGACCAGTCGGCGAGCCTCGCCGACAAGGACCTGGCGCTGGAGACCGAGGCGGCGGCGCTGCTCGTCCAGGGCGAGATATCGGAGCGCTCCCGCGCCGCCGTCATCGGCTTCGGCAGCTCGGAGAAGCGCGGCCAGTCACCCGTGCGCGAGGTGTGCCCGCTCACCGTCGCCGACGCGGCGGGCCGCGAGCGACTCAGCGACTGCGTACAGGAGTTGGGGCGCCGCGACACTGCCAGGATGGGCCCCGGCACCGACTTCCCGGCAGCCGTCCGCCAGGCGGTCACCCGCCTCGCCGGAGCCGGAGCCGGAGCCGCGGCCGGTCCCGGCACGGGCGCCGGGACCGGCGGATCCAAGAAGCCCGGCACCCCCAAGGTCGTCTTCCTGCTCACCGACGGCAAGCTCGACGTCGCCGACAGCCCCGAGTACGGCACCGACCGGGAGAGCCGCCAGGCCAACGGGGCGAAGCGGCTCGCCGAGGAACTCGCCCGCGCCCGCGCGGCCGGAGTCCAGATCTGGCCCCTCGGCTTCGGCGGCGAGCTCGACCGCGACTCCCTCACCGCGATGGCCGAGGGCGGCTACCGAGGCGCCTGCTCCGAGATCCCCGGCTCCACCCCGCGCATGCGGGTCGTCGGCACCTCCGCCGAGATCGACAAGGCCCTCCAGGAGACCTTCGCCGCCGCCCGCTGCGCCCGGATCGAGCACGGCACCGTCGGGAAGCCGCCCGCCGACCTGACCGTCACCATCCCGCCCATCGCCACCGACGGCTCCCTCACGGTCGCCAAGCACGACCCCAAGGTGCAGGTCACCTACTACGACCCGGCCGGCCGCAAGGTGCCCGTCCGGGGCGAGTTCGACGGCTCCTCCTTCGAGGTCAGCGGGGAGAACGGCCCGGTCGAGGCGCTGCGCGTGAAGAACCCCCTGCCCGGCCCCTGGCGGGTGCACATCGAGGCGCCGCCCGGTCACCGCGACCGGGAGGTCGCCGTCCGGGCGCTCTGGCAGGGCAGGCTGCGTTCCGCCGTCGTCCTCGACCCGGCCTCCCCGCGCGCCGGCGAGCGGGTCAAGGTCGAGGTGCAGATGCAGACCCGGCGCGGAGTCGTCATCACCGACCCGAACCAGCTGGCCGGTCTCTCGGTCGCGGCCGACCTGAGCGGCGAGGGCTTCGAACCCGTCACCCTCCGGCTCGCCGACGACGGCAAGGCCCCCGACGCCAAGGCCGGCGACGTCCGGTTCACCGGCACGCTCACCGTCCCCGCGAGCGCCACCGGCGCCCTGGAACTCGCCACCCGCATGGAGGCGCCCGGGATCACCTCCGACCGGCGCCCGCTGCACGCCGTCGTCGCCAAGGGCGCGCCGCCCGTGACCGCCGCCCTCACCGTCGACGGGGCCACCGTGCACCCCGGAGCGACCGTCCGGGGCACCCTCGACGTCACCAACAACGACTCCGCTCCGCACACCCTGCGGCTGGCCCTCGCGGACCGGACCCCGGGCGCCGAACTCACCATCGCCCCGGCGACCGTCACGGCCCCGCCGAACGGCAGCACCCAGATCCCCTTCACGGTGACCATCGGCAAGGGCACGCCCTACGGTCCACTCGGCGGCCAGGTCACCGTCGTGGACACCGCGGACGGCGACCGCACCCTGCGCGGCGCCTTCCTGGACGTCCAGGTGGTGGCGCCGCCGACCTGGTGGGAGCGCTGGTGGAAGGCCGTGGTCGGCGGGGCCGTCGTCGTCCTCCTCGTGGGCGCCTTCGTCGGCATCCGGCTCGTGTTCCGGCGCCGCCGCCGCGACCTCACCGGCGTCACGCTCGAACTCTGCCAGGAAGGGCGGCCGCTCGACTCGCTGACCATCCGCCGCGGGCAGAGCCCCGGCGGCATCTTCGCCTTCGCCGTCGACGAACCGTACGGGGTGCCGGCCACCCTCCGCCGCGTCCCCGGCGGCGGCGGCTCCTCCGCCCATGTGCTGCGCCGAACCGGCACGGGCGAGCTGCTGCTGCGCCCCCGCGGCGGCGCCCAGGTGCCCGTGCGGACCGGCGAGCCGGCCGGGCTCGGCGACCACGAGCTGGTCGTACGGGGCGGCCGCCCAGCGCCGACCGGCGGCCGCGGCACACCGTGGTCCCGTCGCCCCCGCCGTACCGGCAGCGGCAGCGGAGGCGGCGGCGCCGGCACGGGCGATACGGGCACGGGCTCCGGTCCCCTCACCGGATCGGGCGCGGCCGGCTCACCCGACGCGAGCGCATACGACGGCAACTTCTGA
- a CDS encoding Pycsar system effector family protein gives MTTAPGRGQDPTRPPTTTDPVRDQAPAPTAVPGPVPALTTPDPVRDQAPGRTAVPGPVASAPAPVPAEELRFMAERLLATVREDIGRADTKAAILLSGALAFLAVVFSGDRALLPDSGPGLVLLLVAGALWTAGVLMLVSVVLPRTRIGADRTFLRELTGGPSETALRERLSAPGADATGWLLEQASVHGLVLAAKYRWLRLGVSALALGALLALFSELW, from the coding sequence ATGACCACCGCCCCGGGGCGCGGGCAGGACCCGACCCGCCCACCCACCACGACGGACCCGGTCCGGGACCAGGCCCCGGCCCCGACCGCCGTACCGGGCCCCGTGCCCGCACTCACCACGCCGGACCCCGTACGGGACCAGGCCCCGGGCCGGACCGCCGTGCCGGGGCCCGTGGCGTCCGCGCCCGCCCCCGTACCCGCCGAGGAGCTCAGGTTCATGGCCGAACGGCTGCTCGCCACCGTCCGGGAGGACATCGGCCGGGCCGACACCAAGGCCGCGATCCTGCTCTCCGGCGCCCTCGCCTTCCTGGCGGTCGTCTTCTCCGGGGACCGCGCCCTCCTGCCCGACTCCGGACCCGGGCTCGTCCTCCTGCTCGTCGCGGGCGCGCTCTGGACGGCCGGAGTCCTGATGCTCGTCTCGGTCGTGCTGCCCCGCACCCGGATCGGGGCCGACCGCACGTTCCTGCGCGAGCTGACGGGCGGCCCGTCGGAGACCGCGCTGCGCGAGCGGCTCTCCGCACCCGGCGCGGACGCCACCGGATGGCTCCTCGAACAGGCCAGCGTGCACGGCCTCGTGCTCGCGGCGAAGTACCGGTGGCTGCGCCTGGGCGTGTCCGCGCTCGCGCTCGGCGCCCTTCTGGCCCTCTTCAGCGAACTGTGGTGA
- a CDS encoding polynucleotide kinase-phosphatase codes for MTMTTETETPAAPARILPVTDLSLVVLVGATGSGKSTFARRHFKPTEIVSSDFCRGLVADDENDQSASKDAFDVLHYIVGKRLAAGRLAVVDATNVQQEARRQLVQLARSYDVLPIAIVLDLPEEVCRSRNAARPDRADMPAHVIQRHRRELRRSLRGLEREGFRKVHVLRSVEEVDAAQVVLERRFNDLRHLTGPFDIIGDIHGCRSELETLLAKLGYVDGHHPEGRTAVFVGDLVDRGPDSPGVLRRVMAMVAAGDALCVPGNHENKLGRWLKGRKVQETHGLAETIEQLGHESEEFRAEVGTFIEGLVSHYVLDGGNLVVCHAGLPEKYHGRTSGRVRSHALYGDTTGETDEFGLPVRYPWAEEYRGRATVVYGHTPVPSTSWINNTLCLDTGAVFGGRMTALRWPERELVDVPAERVWYEPARPLATEAPGGHQGRPLDLADVHGRRIVETRHLGNVAVREENAAAALEVMSRFAVDPRLLTYLPPTMAPTATSKEEGYLEHPAEAFAQYRADGVEKVVCEEKHMGSRAVALVCRDADAARERFGVDVEGVTGALHTRTGRPFFDDPAVTEQVVDRLRTAIGAAGLWDELDTDWLLLDGELMPWSLKSAGLLRAQYAAVGAASGAVFPGAISALEQAVARGVEGIDGLLAKQRERAVDAEAFTEAYRRYCWPTEGLDGVRFAPFQLLAARGRSLTAVPHDEQLAWLDRLVEHDPTGLLQVTRRLVVDTGDETSVRAGVDWWLDMTGAGGEGMVVKPLAALVRDGKGRLGQPGVKVRGREYLRIIYGPEYTRPENLERLRQRFLGHKRSLALREYALGLEALDRLAEGEPLWRVHEAVFAVLALESEPVDPRL; via the coding sequence ATGACCATGACCACCGAGACCGAGACGCCGGCCGCCCCGGCCCGCATCCTGCCCGTCACCGACCTGTCCCTCGTGGTGCTCGTCGGCGCCACCGGCTCCGGCAAGTCCACCTTCGCCCGGCGCCACTTCAAGCCGACCGAGATCGTGTCCTCCGACTTCTGCCGGGGGCTCGTCGCCGACGACGAGAACGACCAGTCCGCGAGCAAGGACGCCTTCGACGTCCTGCACTACATCGTGGGCAAGCGTCTCGCGGCCGGGCGGCTCGCCGTCGTCGACGCCACCAACGTGCAGCAGGAGGCCCGGCGTCAGCTGGTCCAGCTGGCCCGTTCGTACGACGTGCTGCCCATCGCGATCGTCCTCGATCTGCCCGAGGAGGTGTGCCGCAGCCGGAACGCCGCACGCCCCGACCGCGCGGACATGCCCGCGCACGTCATCCAGCGCCACCGCCGCGAGCTGCGCCGCTCGCTGCGCGGCCTGGAGCGCGAGGGCTTCCGCAAGGTGCATGTGCTGAGGTCCGTCGAGGAGGTCGACGCCGCCCAGGTCGTCCTGGAGCGCCGCTTCAACGACCTGCGTCACCTCACCGGCCCCTTCGACATCATCGGTGACATCCACGGCTGCCGCTCCGAGCTGGAGACCCTGCTCGCCAAGCTCGGATACGTCGACGGCCACCACCCCGAGGGGCGTACGGCGGTCTTCGTCGGCGACCTCGTCGACCGGGGGCCCGACTCGCCGGGTGTCCTGCGCCGGGTGATGGCGATGGTCGCCGCGGGCGACGCCCTGTGCGTCCCCGGCAACCACGAGAACAAGCTGGGCCGCTGGCTCAAGGGCCGGAAGGTCCAGGAGACGCACGGCCTCGCCGAGACCATCGAGCAGCTGGGGCACGAGAGCGAGGAGTTCCGGGCCGAGGTCGGGACGTTCATCGAGGGGCTCGTCAGCCACTACGTCCTCGACGGCGGCAACCTCGTCGTCTGCCACGCCGGTCTGCCGGAGAAGTACCACGGCCGGACGTCGGGGCGGGTGCGTTCGCACGCGCTGTACGGGGACACCACCGGCGAGACCGACGAGTTCGGGCTGCCGGTGCGCTACCCGTGGGCCGAGGAGTACCGGGGGCGAGCGACGGTCGTGTACGGCCACACCCCCGTTCCGAGCACCTCCTGGATCAACAACACCCTCTGCCTCGACACCGGAGCCGTCTTCGGCGGCAGGATGACCGCGCTGCGCTGGCCCGAGCGTGAACTCGTCGACGTACCGGCCGAGCGCGTCTGGTACGAGCCGGCCCGGCCGCTCGCGACCGAGGCGCCCGGCGGGCACCAGGGGCGCCCCCTGGACCTGGCGGACGTGCACGGCCGGCGGATCGTGGAGACCCGGCACCTCGGCAACGTCGCCGTACGCGAGGAGAACGCGGCGGCCGCCCTCGAGGTGATGAGCCGGTTCGCGGTCGACCCGCGGCTGCTCACCTATCTGCCGCCGACGATGGCGCCGACCGCCACGTCGAAGGAGGAGGGCTACCTGGAGCACCCGGCCGAGGCCTTCGCCCAGTACCGGGCGGACGGTGTCGAGAAGGTCGTGTGCGAGGAGAAGCACATGGGCTCCCGGGCCGTGGCCCTGGTCTGCCGGGACGCCGACGCGGCCAGGGAGCGCTTCGGCGTGGACGTCGAAGGGGTCACCGGCGCGCTGCACACCCGTACCGGACGGCCCTTCTTCGACGATCCCGCCGTCACCGAGCAGGTCGTCGACCGGCTGCGGACGGCGATCGGCGCCGCCGGACTCTGGGACGAGCTCGACACGGACTGGCTGCTGCTCGACGGCGAACTGATGCCGTGGTCGCTCAAGTCGGCCGGGCTGCTCCGCGCGCAGTACGCGGCGGTCGGCGCGGCCTCGGGCGCGGTCTTCCCCGGTGCGATCTCCGCGCTCGAACAGGCGGTGGCGCGCGGGGTCGAGGGGATCGACGGGCTGCTCGCGAAGCAGCGGGAGCGAGCGGTGGACGCGGAGGCGTTCACCGAGGCGTACCGCAGGTACTGCTGGCCGACCGAGGGCCTGGACGGTGTGCGGTTCGCGCCGTTCCAGCTCCTGGCGGCGCGCGGACGCTCGCTCACGGCCGTCCCGCACGACGAGCAGCTCGCCTGGCTGGACCGGCTCGTGGAGCACGATCCGACCGGGCTGCTGCAGGTCACCCGTCGGCTCGTCGTCGATACGGGCGACGAGACCTCGGTCCGGGCCGGTGTCGACTGGTGGCTGGACATGACCGGCGCCGGCGGCGAGGGCATGGTCGTCAAGCCGCTGGCCGCACTCGTCCGCGACGGCAAGGGCCGGCTCGGTCAGCCGGGCGTCAAGGTGCGCGGGCGGGAGTACCTGCGGATCATCTACGGTCCCGAGTACACCCGGCCGGAGAACCTGGAGCGGCTGCGGCAGCGCTTCCTCGGCCACAAGCGTTCGCTGGCCCTGCGCGAGTACGCGCTCGGCCTCGAGGCCCTCGACCGCCTCGCCGAGGGGGAGCCGCTGTGGCGGGTCCACGAGGCCGTGTTCGCCGTCCTGGCTCTGGAATCGGAGCCGGTGGACCCGAGGCTGTGA